The genomic DNA GCCCGTAGCGCAGGACGCCGCCGCCGAGGCGGCGGGCGACGGTGAAGACGATGGGCAGCATCACGACGAGGCCGGCGTCGAAGAAGATCGGGAAGCCGAAGATCAGCGACGCGACGCCGAGTGCGAACGGGGCGCGGTCCTCGCCGAACTTCCGGATCATGGCGTCCGCGAGGCTCTGCGCGCCGCCGCTGACCTCCACCAGCCGGCCCAGCATCGCGCCGAGGCCGACGAGCAGCGCGACGCTGCCCAGCGTCGTGCCGAAGCCGTCGGTCGCCACGGGGACCACCTGGGCGGCCGGGATGCCGGCGGCGAAGGCGGTGAGGATGCTGACGGTGACCAGCGCGAGGAAGGCGTGCACGCGCAGGTAGATCACCATGAACAGGAGCACGGCCACGGCCGCGCCGGCTATCGCGAGCAGCGGGCCCGCGGACATCGTCTGGGTCCAGTCTTCGACCTCTTGGGCCAGATGCACCGTCGTCATCGGAAAAGCTCCATCGCTTCTCGGGTACGGGGACGGGGGTGAGGAGGGACGGGTCGGTCGAGCGGGTCGGGTGGGTTGAGCGAGTCGAGCGGGCTGTGGGTCAGGAGGAACGGGGGCGTTACCTGTGCGGTGGGGGCTGCGGCAGGGCCAGGCGGCGTAGCGCCTCCTCCGCCACCTCCTCCGGCGTCCCCCCGATCTCCACCGCCACCCCGTCCTCGTCCGCCGTCAGCGGCTCCAGGTCCGCCAACTGCGAATCCAGCAGCGCCGGCGGCATGAAGTGGCCAGACCTGCCGCCCAGTCGGCGGGCAAGCGTGTCGTGGTCGCCGTGCAGGTGGACGAAGCGGACGCGGGGGCCGGCCTCGCGGAGGATGTCGCGGTAGGCGCGCTTGAGGGCGGAGCAGGTGACGATCGCGTTCTCGCCGGCGTCCGCCCACCCCGCCAGCCACGCGGCGATCGCCCGCAGCCACGGCTCGCGGTCGGCGTCGGTGAGGGGGGTGCCGGCGCGCATCTTCTCGATGTTCGTACGGGGGTGGAAGTCGTCGGCCTCCGCGAGCGCCCAGCCGAGCCGGTCGGCGAGGAGCCGGGCGACGGTGCTCTTGCCGGCGCCGGAGACGCCCATGACCACGAGCCCGGTGTGGGTGCCCGGGGTGCCCGGAGTGGTCGGGTCGGTCGGCCCGTGCGCGGAAGGCAGGGACATCAAGACCTCCCTGGAATGGTGTTACCAATCGCCGGGAAAGGTAGCACCAACGTGCGAGAACGGGGAAGGGCCCTGCCCGGGATACTCTTCAGCGGTGGAGCTACGGGGCGTTGGCCATGGGAAGCGGGAGAACGAGACGTCCCCGCCGCCCCCCGCCGCCGACGCCGCCGTCCTGCACAGCTCCGTCCTCGACACCATCGGCGAGGAGATCACCGGCGACGCCCTCCCCGAGGGCCACGTGCTCACGCTGGAGCAGATCCGCGAGCGCTTCGGCGTCTCCCGCACCGTCGCCCGCGAGACCATGCGGATCCTGGAGTCGATGGGCCTGGTCCGCTCCCGCCGCCGGGTCGGCATCACCGTCCAGCCCCGCGCCTCGTGGAACGTCTACGACCCCCGCGTCATCTGGTGGCGCCTCTCCGGGCCCGGCCGCAACGCGCAGCTCCGCTCGCTGACCGAACTCCGCATCGCCGTCGAGCCGCTCGCCGCCGGTGCCGCCGCCCGCAGTGCCTCCGCCGCGGAGCGCGAACGGGCCACCGAGATCGCCGCGACCCTCCGCACCCTCGGCGAGGCCGGCGACCTCGACCGCTTCCTGGAGGCGGACATCGCCTTCCACACCCTGCTGCTCCAGGCCAGCGGCAACGAGATGTTCGGCGCGCTCGCCGACGTCGTCGCCGTCGTCCTCCAGGGCCGTACCCAGCTCGGCCTCATGCCCCACCACCCCGAGCCCGCGGCCCTCGACCTGCACGAGGCCGTCGCCGACGCGGTCGCGGGCGGCCGGCCGCGGGACGCGGAGACCGGGATGCGGGAGCTGCTGGCGGAGGTGCGGCACGCGATGCTGCCGCTGTGGGAGCCGCGTACGCGCAGGGGGTGAGCGCGCGTACGGGCCCGTCACGCTCACCGGGGACGCGCGCCTGCGTCCCGTACGCCCGTCCCCGTACGGCAACGGGCCCCGCCCGTCGTCCTTCGACGACCGGCGGGGCCCCTCGGCTGTCCGGCTCCTCCGAGCCGGCAGCCGTCAGTGCTTCTCCAGCTCCACCTTCGGCAGGATCTTCGCGAGCGGCGCCGGCAGCCACCAGGCGCGCTTGCCCATCAGCTCCATCGCCGCAGGCACGATCATGCATCGGATGATGACCGCGTCGACGAAGATCGCCACCGCGAAGGCCAGGCCCGACTGTTGCAACATCCGTGTCGGGCTGAGGATGAAGGCCGCGAAGATCACGATCATGATCGAGCCCGCCGCCGTGATCACCGAGCCGGTGTGGGCCAGGCCCTCCCGTACGGCGCGCGAGGGGTCGCCGTCCTTGGAGTTGACCCATTCCTCGTGCATCCGGGAGATCAGGAAGATCTCGTAGTCCATCGAGAGGCCGAAGACGATCGCGAAGATCATCACCGGCACGTACGCCTCGATCGGTCCGCCCTCGAAGCCGAACCGCCCGTCCTGGAAGACCAGCTTCATCACGCCCAGCGCGGCGCCGATGCTGAGGAGGTTCAGGAACGCGGCCTTCAGGGGGATGAGAATCGACCGGAAGACCGCCATCAGCAGGACGATCGCGAGCCCCACGACGATGATCATGAACAGTGGCATCCGGTCGGCGAGCTTGCCGGCGTAGTCCTCGGACGCCGCCGTGCCTCCGCCGACGAGATACTCCGCGCCGTTGTCCGCCGTCAGCCCCGGCAGCACGTCGTCGCGCAGGGTGCCGACCAGCTCCGTGGTCTCCTCGTCCTGCGGCGAGGTGACGGGGAAGACGAGGACCGTCGCGGCCTCGCCGTCCGGCGTGGGCATCGGGTCTGCGGCGGCCGCGACGCCCTCGGTCTCGCGGAGCGTCTGCGCCGCCGCCGTGGCGGCCTCCGTGGCGCCGCCGTCGCCGCCGTCGGTCACGACCAGCAGCGGGCCGTTGAAGCCGGGGCCGAACCCGTCGGAGAGCAGGTCGTATGCCTGGCGGCTGGTGGTGTCGCTCGGGTCGTTGCCCGCGTCGTTGAAGCCGAGGCGGATGCTCAGTGCCGGGAAGGCGAGGGCGCCGAGGAGCACCGCCGCCGTCAGCAGGGCGGCGAGCGGGCGCTTCTGCACCGCCGTCGCGAGCTTCCGCCAGCGCTCGCCGTCCTGGGACTTGCCCTTGGCCTTGCGCTTCTCGGCCCGCGCGAGGAACTGGCGGGCGAAGCGCTTGCCGAAGATGCTGAGGAGCGCGGGCAGCAGCGTCAGCGAGGCGATCATCGTCATCAGCACGGTCAGCGCCACGGACAGCGCCATGCCCTGGATCGAGCCGAGCCCGAGAGCGGTGAGGCCGAGCAGCGCCAGGAGGACCGTGCAGCCGGCGAAGAACACCGACCGGCCCGCGGAGTCCATGGCCGTGATGGTGGCCCGTTCCGGCTCCACGCCCTTCACGAGTTCGGTCCGGTAGCGCGCGAAGATCAGCAGCGCGTAGTCGATGCCGACGCCGAGGCCGACGAGGAACATGACCGGTGGCGTCCAGGACGCGATGGTGAAGAGGTGCGACGCCAGGATGATGACGCCGACCGTCGAGCCGACCGCGAAGAGTGCGATCACGATGGGCAGGCCGGCCGCGATGAAGGTGCCGAACATCAGCACCAGGATGACCAGCGCGGCGACGAGGCCCACCATCTCACCGACGCCGGTCTCGCCCTCCGCCAGCGCCCGGACGGCTTCACCGCCCAGCTCGACCTGGAGTCCCTCGCCCTCGATCTCCTGCGCGGCGTCGAGGATGCGCTCGGTGTCCTCCACCGGCATGTCCACCGATGCCACCTCAAGCTGCACGGTGGCGTAGCCGATCGTGCCGTCCTCGGAGATGGCGTTCGGGTTCTCGTAGACGCTCTGGACGCCCCCGACGTTGGGCAGCTTCGCGACCTCCGCGAGCATCGGATCGACGCGCTGCTGCACCTGGGCGAGCCCGCCCTCGTCGTGCAGGACGATGTCGACGGTGTCCCCGGCGCGCTCCGCGCCGTGATCCTTCAGCAGGTCGGAGGCGGCCTGCGCCTCGGTGCCGGGGAGGGACATGTCGTCCTTGTAGGTGTCGCCCACGGCGGTGGCAACGCCGTACACGCCGAACAGGACCACCACCCACAGGATCACGGCGAGCCATTTGCGTCGGTAGGCGAAACCCCCGACCCGGACGAACACCCCCTTTTGCAGGGGCGGTTCCGCGGTTTCTTCTCGATTATCGGTAATCGTCATGGTCTCTTCCCCGGAGGGTCGTCAAGCGTCCCCGGGGTGGCCCCGGGCTTCCGTAGCCTGTTGACGACGTAGCCCTTCGAGGTGTGACATGGACACTCGTCGGAACCGGGCCGTGTCACCATGTGACCGGCCCTTCGGCTGAACGGGACAGGGGAATGACGAATCGGGACGCGCAGGACGCCGCACCGGACACCAGACAGGGCGCCCCGCGGGACACGGAGGAAATGCTCGCACGGTCTTTCGAGGCCAGCAGGCCGCGGCTGCTGCGTGTGGCGTACACGATGACCGGCTCCCTGGTGGAGGCCGAGGACTGCGTGCAGGAGGCGTGGCTGCGGCTGCGGCGGCTGGACGACCCCGGCTATGTCCGCGACCTGGGCGCCTGGCTGACGACGACGGTCAGCCGGCTGGCGCTGGACGCGCTGAGCAGCGCGCGGGCGCGGCGCGAGCAGTACGTGGGCACGTGGCTGCCCGAGCCGCTGGTCGCGGGCCGCTCCGACGACGACCCGGCCGACCGGGTGACGCTGGACGAGTCGGTGAGCATGGCGCTGCTGGTGGTGCTGGAGCGGCTGTCGCCTGCCGAGCGCACCGCGTTCGTGCTGCACGACGTCTTCAGCGTGCCGTTCCCCGAGATCGCCGAGGTCGTCGGCCGCTCGCCGGCGGCCGTGCGGCAGTTGGCGTCGCGGGCGCGGCGGCAGGTGGAGGACGGCAGGCCGCGGACGCCGGCGACGGAGACGCAGCAGCGGGAGCTGGTGGCGGCGTTCACCGCGGCGTGCCAGGACGGCGACCTGCCGGGCCTCATCGCGCTGCTCGACCCGGACGTGGTGCTGCGGGGCGACGGCGGCGGCAAGGCCGTCACGCTCCAGCGCACCGAGCGCAAGTCGGGCCGGGTGGCACAGATGATCGTCGCGTACGCGGGCTACGTGGGCCCGTTGCACATCCGCCCGATCGAGGTCAACGGCACGGCAGGGCTGGCGATGCGGGGCAACGACGGGCACCTGTCGGTGCTGTCGTTCACGGTGGACGCGGGGCGGATCACGGCGATCGACATCATGCGCAACCCCGACAAGCTGGCGAGGGTCCCCGACCTGGACTGACCGGGGGCCACCCGCCGCGGCGGCCCCCGTGGCACCTTGCGCTCAGCTCCGCGGCACCGGGAAGGCCACCGGGCTGCGCTGCCCGGCGCGGTTCACGGCCCGTAGGCCGAAGAAGACATTGTCCTTCGACGCCCGCACGGTGTGCCGGGTCACGTCGCCGACCGGCTCGACCTGCGTCCACTCCGGCGCCGTCGTCTCCCGCCGCACCACCTCGTACCCGGCGAGGTCCGGCTCCGTACCGCGGTCCCAGATCAGCTCCGTGTCGTTGGTCAGCGCGGAGGTGACGATGCCCACGCCCGTCGGCGTGCCCGGGGCCTGGGCGAGGGTCCAGACGGCGGCGAGGTTGACCCGCGCGACGCGCGCGATGTAGCCGAAGTCGCAGAACTCGGGCAGGTCGCCGTACTGCTTGCCGTCCTCCACGCGGACGTCCTGGTGCTGGTGCGCGTAGTCCTCTGCGGGCTCGGTGAAGCGGGCGGCGGGGAAGCGGCGTTCGAGGAACGGGATGTGGTCGCCGCCGCGGAGGTAGCGGTCGCGGCGGTAGATCACGCGGACGCCCGTCCCGGTGGCGTCGTTGTCCGCCACGTCGCGTACGAACCGGGCGAGCTGCCGCGCCGGGGAGTCGTTCTCGCCGCCGACGGAGCGGCGGGTGTTGGCCTCGGCGGGGGTCTCGGCGGTGGGGACGCCCTCGGCGAAGAGCCGTACGGTACGCGGGTCGCGGGTGCCGTCGTCGGCGGTGGAGCTGCCCACGATGTCGTTGGTGAACATGCCCTGGACCCGGGTGCCCCTGATCCGGAACTGCTCCGCCATGTGCGCGGCCCCGTACAGCCCCTGCTCCTCCCCCGCCACCGCGGCCAGCACGATCGTCGCGGCGGTGCGGCGGGTGGCCAGCACCCGGGCCAGCTCCATGGCGACGGCGACGCCGGAGGCGTCGTCGTCGGCGCCGGGGGCGTCGGAGGTGGCGTCCATGACGTCGCTGGCGCGGGAGTCGTAGTGGCCGGAGACGACGTAGACGCGGTCGGGGTCGGTGTCTCCGCGCAGGGTGGCGAGGACGTTGGTGATGCGGGTGGGGACGGGGATGCGGTTGGCGGGCTGCTGGACGTACGACTGCAGCTCGACGGTCATCCGGCCGCCGGAGGCGGCGGCGTGCTGACGCATCCGGCGGTGGATCCAGTCGCGGGCGGCGCCGATGCCGCGGTCGGGGTCGTCCTGGGTGGAGAGGGTGTGCCGGGTGCCGAAGGCGGCGAGGCGGCGTACGTCGGCCTCGATCCGTCCCGCGTCCACCTCGGCGAGCAGGGCCCGCAGCTCCCGTCCTGGCCGCTGGACGGTGGCGGGCGGGCGGCCGGAGCCCTGGTCCGCGGGCGCGGCGGGGCCGCTCGCGGCGGCCGGCCCGGCCGTGACCCCGGCGGCGGCGGTGGCGGCGGCACCGGCCGCCAGGACGGTCCTCCGGTTCGTACCTCGCGGTTGCGGCGACACGGGGTCTCCCCTCCGTAAAACTGGCAGTGGCCATGTCAATTACGGGCGCTGCCATGCTCGTTGACGCCAAGGCACCTGACAACCCCGCGCCACGCCACCGCGCCACGACCCCGCGTCGCGACCGGGGAGGCGCGTGCGGGGCCGGGCGGAGGCCGGAGCGGAGAGGGGCGGAGACGGGGCGGCACCTGGCGGGAGACAGCACCCCGCGGCCGGCCACACCCCCGACGCGGACGCCGGCGCCGCCGCCTCCGGACGGTGCCCGAGCTCCTGTTCCCGTACCACCCGCAGCCCGCAGGCGGGAGCCGATCCCGTGCGAGACGCCCCCACGCCGGTGGTGGGCCGGGTGGGGGCGTCGGGCCCGGACGGGGTGGTCCGGGGCGGCGGGCGGGGGAGGGTCCGCCCGGCCGGTCAGGGGGCGGTGCCCCAGGTGAGCGTGCCGGAGGTGTAGACGCCGACCCGCGGGTTGTCCGCGTAGCCGGTGTTCGTCGCGCGGCTGTAGTCGTCCGACTCGTCGAAGTTCGACCAGTCGCTCTTCGCCAGCCGCACCTGGATCTCACCCGTCGACGCGCCCGGCGCCAGCGTGCCGGAGCCGAAGCCCACCTCCAGGTACCGGTCCGCGCCGGGTGCGGAGGATCCGGACGCGCTCACGCCGTGCGTGACGCTCCCGCAGCCCACGACGGCCCAGTCGCACCAGGTGGCGAACGACGTCGCGCCGGAGTCGCCGCTGAACCAGTAGCGGACCTTGACCGTGGCCAGGTTCACCGGCGTGCTGCCGGTGTTGACGAGCTGGAGGCCCATCCGGATCTGGTTGTCGGCCGCGGCCGTGTCGGTGTTCTTGTACTGCGCCTTCACCGCGCCGCCCCCGCCGCCGTCGCTGCCGGTGGTGGCGGTCACCGTGGGCGTACGCGCCGAGGCGTTGCCCGCCGCGTCGCGGGCGCGGACGGCGTAGGCGTACGAGGTGCTCGCCCGCAGCCCACTGTCCGTGAACGAGGTGCCGGCCGTCGAGCCGACCTGCGTGCCGTCGCGGAAGACGTCGTACGCGGTGACGCCGACGTTGTCGCTCGACGCCGTCCACGACAGGGAGGCGCTGGCGCCCGTCGTCCCGGTCACCCGGAGCCCGGTGGGCACGGTCGGCGCCTGGGTGTCGTCGCCGGGGCCCGGGCCGCCGTCGACCGGCGGGTAGGCGTTCGCGACGAGCTGGCGGAACTGCGCGGAGAACCAGTGGCCCGACAGCGGCGAGTCGGCCAGGGCGCCGGTCGGGCTGTTGCCGTTGCGCGGGTTGCCCTCGTAGGTGGGGTCGCACATCCGGTCGAAGCCCTTGCCCTCGTCGTTGTCGATCGCCCGGCTGGAGCCGTCCGACTCGCCCGGGGGCTTGGCCCAGACGTACGCGTCGATCCCCGACTCGGGTGCGGCGGCGGGCCGTTCGCCCAGGCCCGCGCCGGACTGGTTGCACCAGTTGCCGGCGTGGATGCGCCGGTCGACGCGGCCGCCGTTGACGAACTCGTCCACGGAGGTGGTCGGCCCCGGCCCGGTGGGCCGGGCGGCGCCGCCCCAGCCGTTGCGGGAGGTGT from Streptomyces sp. CMB-StM0423 includes the following:
- a CDS encoding gluconokinase — protein: MGVSGAGKSTVARLLADRLGWALAEADDFHPRTNIEKMRAGTPLTDADREPWLRAIAAWLAGWADAGENAIVTCSALKRAYRDILREAGPRVRFVHLHGDHDTLARRLGGRSGHFMPPALLDSQLADLEPLTADEDGVAVEIGGTPEEVAEEALRRLALPQPPPHR
- a CDS encoding FadR/GntR family transcriptional regulator, with the protein product MELRGVGHGKRENETSPPPPAADAAVLHSSVLDTIGEEITGDALPEGHVLTLEQIRERFGVSRTVARETMRILESMGLVRSRRRVGITVQPRASWNVYDPRVIWWRLSGPGRNAQLRSLTELRIAVEPLAAGAAARSASAAERERATEIAATLRTLGEAGDLDRFLEADIAFHTLLLQASGNEMFGALADVVAVVLQGRTQLGLMPHHPEPAALDLHEAVADAVAGGRPRDAETGMRELLAEVRHAMLPLWEPRTRRG
- a CDS encoding MMPL family transporter; the encoded protein is MFVRVGGFAYRRKWLAVILWVVVLFGVYGVATAVGDTYKDDMSLPGTEAQAASDLLKDHGAERAGDTVDIVLHDEGGLAQVQQRVDPMLAEVAKLPNVGGVQSVYENPNAISEDGTIGYATVQLEVASVDMPVEDTERILDAAQEIEGEGLQVELGGEAVRALAEGETGVGEMVGLVAALVILVLMFGTFIAAGLPIVIALFAVGSTVGVIILASHLFTIASWTPPVMFLVGLGVGIDYALLIFARYRTELVKGVEPERATITAMDSAGRSVFFAGCTVLLALLGLTALGLGSIQGMALSVALTVLMTMIASLTLLPALLSIFGKRFARQFLARAEKRKAKGKSQDGERWRKLATAVQKRPLAALLTAAVLLGALAFPALSIRLGFNDAGNDPSDTTSRQAYDLLSDGFGPGFNGPLLVVTDGGDGGATEAATAAAQTLRETEGVAAAADPMPTPDGEAATVLVFPVTSPQDEETTELVGTLRDDVLPGLTADNGAEYLVGGGTAASEDYAGKLADRMPLFMIIVVGLAIVLLMAVFRSILIPLKAAFLNLLSIGAALGVMKLVFQDGRFGFEGGPIEAYVPVMIFAIVFGLSMDYEIFLISRMHEEWVNSKDGDPSRAVREGLAHTGSVITAAGSIMIVIFAAFILSPTRMLQQSGLAFAVAIFVDAVIIRCMIVPAAMELMGKRAWWLPAPLAKILPKVELEKH
- the sigJ gene encoding RNA polymerase sigma factor SigJ — encoded protein: MTNRDAQDAAPDTRQGAPRDTEEMLARSFEASRPRLLRVAYTMTGSLVEAEDCVQEAWLRLRRLDDPGYVRDLGAWLTTTVSRLALDALSSARARREQYVGTWLPEPLVAGRSDDDPADRVTLDESVSMALLVVLERLSPAERTAFVLHDVFSVPFPEIAEVVGRSPAAVRQLASRARRQVEDGRPRTPATETQQRELVAAFTAACQDGDLPGLIALLDPDVVLRGDGGGKAVTLQRTERKSGRVAQMIVAYAGYVGPLHIRPIEVNGTAGLAMRGNDGHLSVLSFTVDAGRITAIDIMRNPDKLARVPDLD
- a CDS encoding M20/M25/M40 family metallo-hydrolase; translation: MSPQPRGTNRRTVLAAGAAATAAAGVTAGPAAASGPAAPADQGSGRPPATVQRPGRELRALLAEVDAGRIEADVRRLAAFGTRHTLSTQDDPDRGIGAARDWIHRRMRQHAAASGGRMTVELQSYVQQPANRIPVPTRITNVLATLRGDTDPDRVYVVSGHYDSRASDVMDATSDAPGADDDASGVAVAMELARVLATRRTAATIVLAAVAGEEQGLYGAAHMAEQFRIRGTRVQGMFTNDIVGSSTADDGTRDPRTVRLFAEGVPTAETPAEANTRRSVGGENDSPARQLARFVRDVADNDATGTGVRVIYRRDRYLRGGDHIPFLERRFPAARFTEPAEDYAHQHQDVRVEDGKQYGDLPEFCDFGYIARVARVNLAAVWTLAQAPGTPTGVGIVTSALTNDTELIWDRGTEPDLAGYEVVRRETTAPEWTQVEPVGDVTRHTVRASKDNVFFGLRAVNRAGQRSPVAFPVPRS
- a CDS encoding glycoside hydrolase family 6 protein, whose protein sequence is MLTGTAAPAAGAAARVDNPYAGATPYVNPQWSARATADGGAAVADQPTFVWMDRRAAIGGVGDAWGLERHLDEALDQGADLFQVVIYNLPGRDCAALASNGELKPEELDVYKSQYIDPIADILADPEYASLRIVTLIEPDSLPNMVTNAGGTDGSTDACVRMKQLGNYEKGVGYALSTLADIPNVYNYVDAAHHGWLGWDSNLAPAVDEFKKAATSEGATVGDVHGFIVNTANYSALHEPYFEVGGNVGGTPVRQAKWVDWNQYVDELSFAQALRGLLVSRGGFDPGIGMLIDTSRNGWGGAARPTGPGPTTSVDEFVNGGRVDRRIHAGNWCNQSGAGLGERPAAAPESGIDAYVWAKPPGESDGSSRAIDNDEGKGFDRMCDPTYEGNPRNGNSPTGALADSPLSGHWFSAQFRQLVANAYPPVDGGPGPGDDTQAPTVPTGLRVTGTTGASASLSWTASSDNVGVTAYDVFRDGTQVGSTAGTSFTDSGLRASTSYAYAVRARDAAGNASARTPTVTATTGSDGGGGGAVKAQYKNTDTAAADNQIRMGLQLVNTGSTPVNLATVKVRYWFSGDSGATSFATWCDWAVVGCGSVTHGVSASGSSAPGADRYLEVGFGSGTLAPGASTGEIQVRLAKSDWSNFDESDDYSRATNTGYADNPRVGVYTSGTLTWGTAP